A part of Cryptosporangium aurantiacum genomic DNA contains:
- a CDS encoding extracellular solute-binding protein encodes METDAPEEAVPPPARPSRRAVVTAAVIGVLFFATAIVVVVQRADRSWEAGELVILSGRDDSAGAQRKELIGKWNELHRGNPARVEEVRSIADAERSEMLARAAGDGGDVDILNLDVAYVPEFAEADLLRPLSEDGVDRDAFLPGPLSTCEYNGRLWALPFNTDAALLYRHLDYAPGVPADWGAMDSAISGQLKGNPEQRAGPTVGLVTQLGNYEALTVNTLEAVWAAGGEVVDDDGDVRIDSPAATQGLRHLVDGLVDGHIDPESPSYTEDASTAAFRDGNAMFLRNWPLAYRALTGSAEDRPAPFRIGVSRLPWASVLGGQNLAIAERSEHPRAARALIDFLTDTNSQRTLFERGGFAATREVVYRDSAVPYAEVLLAAVQHARLRPRSPHYALFSEVLREAVHTMLVSHDRNPPPGLADDLRAALRGQRA; translated from the coding sequence ATGGAGACTGACGCGCCCGAGGAGGCCGTCCCGCCGCCCGCACGACCGTCCCGGCGGGCCGTCGTCACCGCGGCCGTGATCGGGGTGCTGTTCTTCGCCACCGCCATCGTCGTGGTGGTACAGCGGGCCGACCGATCGTGGGAGGCCGGTGAGCTGGTCATCCTCAGCGGACGTGACGACAGCGCCGGTGCGCAGCGCAAAGAACTCATCGGGAAGTGGAACGAGCTGCATCGGGGGAATCCGGCTCGGGTCGAGGAGGTGCGGTCGATCGCGGACGCCGAACGCAGCGAGATGCTCGCCCGCGCCGCCGGGGACGGCGGCGACGTCGACATCCTCAACCTCGACGTGGCCTACGTCCCCGAGTTCGCCGAAGCCGACCTCCTCCGGCCGCTGTCCGAGGACGGCGTCGACCGGGACGCGTTCCTGCCCGGCCCGCTGTCGACCTGCGAGTACAACGGCAGGCTCTGGGCGCTGCCGTTCAACACCGACGCCGCGCTGCTCTACCGGCACCTCGACTACGCCCCGGGCGTGCCGGCGGACTGGGGCGCGATGGATTCCGCGATCAGCGGGCAACTGAAGGGAAACCCCGAGCAGCGAGCGGGCCCGACGGTCGGGCTCGTGACGCAACTCGGCAACTACGAGGCGCTGACCGTGAATACGCTGGAGGCGGTCTGGGCCGCCGGCGGTGAGGTCGTCGACGACGACGGAGACGTCCGCATCGACTCGCCCGCGGCCACCCAAGGGCTGCGACACCTGGTCGACGGGCTGGTCGACGGGCACATCGACCCGGAGTCCCCGAGCTACACCGAGGACGCGAGCACGGCGGCGTTCCGGGACGGGAACGCGATGTTTCTCCGGAACTGGCCGCTGGCCTACCGGGCTCTCACCGGGTCCGCCGAGGACCGGCCCGCCCCGTTCCGCATCGGGGTGTCGCGGCTGCCGTGGGCGAGCGTCCTGGGCGGGCAGAATCTGGCGATCGCCGAGCGCAGTGAACACCCCCGGGCGGCTCGCGCGCTGATCGACTTCCTCACCGACACCAACAGCCAGCGGACGCTGTTCGAGCGTGGAGGCTTCGCCGCGACCAGGGAGGTCGTCTACCGCGACAGCGCGGTCCCGTACGCGGAGGTGCTGCTGGCCGCAGTGCAGCATGCCCGGCTGCGGCCGCGGTCACCGCACTACGCGCTGTTCAGCGAGGTGCTGCGGGAAGCGGTCCACACGATGCTGGTGTCCCACGACCGGAACCCGCCGCCCGGCCTGGCCGACGATCTGCGCGCGGCCCTGCGCGGCCAGCGCGCCTAG
- a CDS encoding vWA domain-containing protein, with the protein MTANGADPSPASGGEPRPPQTDDRESVIPWPVYLGAFVLASCAIGGVAAATDTPDSGVAWLVLILAAMLGGVPATGATYAALRPLFKQLKPGWKLPKLPKPRAQPSWVWRFLLPGLGVVVALSVAASIPGVRAYVDFQLYGCRPPPPLRVLTTPESLEATSALATAYERASAAARKGCRAADLYVYAADPAEVRRTLLSGWSLGDIGDIGPRPDVWLPDSMVEPARVRAEADRTGSKSPVDSTRALATTPVVLGIPAELAAEGPAGRWTERTWAELLAETDEAKLPIVRPDPTGSATGEIATELIYRSLEKAKAQAKTEIDLRALERRIGRDLDSGSYPIGDASALLCRRRTAPSTDRSAVILTEQQLVRYNQGLPLGDRCPTQARESDIPKLVAVYPSDTAGLDHPFVSLRWPDGTDRQTRAARAWGDWLGTAEGLDALADLGLRPESEANGPVPVVEPLVTQWGARPDAVFVRKSPQTAHVEDAREKYAQANRPARTLVLLDASGSMNTLDSTGRSTRFNAASAALRIAFGQVAQQDEVGLRTFSSDGASADLIVKIAVPARNNAAVVEKELKRIRPSDGTPLYRAVDDGLTELGAPDPDRVTSLIVITDGENTERGPRPDALKSEAIGSKIRVSVVALGEADCAGPALHMLADNTGGRCVDAEPQTLAPTLVGLFAAVGGGTDGD; encoded by the coding sequence GTGACGGCTAACGGTGCCGACCCGTCGCCTGCGTCGGGCGGCGAACCGCGCCCCCCCCAGACCGATGACCGCGAGTCGGTCATCCCCTGGCCGGTGTACCTGGGGGCGTTCGTACTCGCGAGCTGTGCGATCGGTGGGGTGGCCGCGGCGACCGACACGCCGGACTCGGGTGTCGCGTGGCTGGTGCTCATCCTGGCCGCGATGCTGGGCGGCGTCCCCGCGACCGGGGCGACGTACGCGGCGCTGCGCCCACTCTTCAAGCAGTTGAAACCCGGGTGGAAGCTCCCGAAACTCCCGAAGCCGCGCGCGCAGCCGTCGTGGGTCTGGCGGTTCTTACTCCCCGGGCTCGGCGTGGTCGTCGCGTTGAGCGTCGCGGCCTCGATCCCGGGAGTCCGCGCCTACGTGGACTTCCAGCTGTACGGCTGCCGTCCGCCACCGCCGCTGCGCGTGCTGACGACGCCGGAGAGCCTGGAGGCGACCTCGGCGCTGGCCACCGCGTACGAGCGGGCCAGCGCGGCCGCGCGGAAGGGTTGCCGGGCCGCGGATCTGTACGTCTACGCGGCCGACCCGGCGGAGGTCCGCAGGACGCTCCTGTCCGGCTGGAGCCTCGGCGACATCGGTGACATCGGCCCGCGTCCGGACGTCTGGCTGCCGGACTCCATGGTGGAACCCGCCCGCGTGCGGGCGGAAGCGGACCGCACCGGCAGCAAATCGCCGGTCGACAGCACGCGGGCGCTCGCCACCACACCGGTGGTGCTCGGCATACCGGCCGAGCTGGCCGCCGAGGGTCCGGCCGGCCGGTGGACCGAGCGCACCTGGGCCGAGCTGCTGGCGGAGACCGACGAGGCGAAGCTCCCGATCGTCCGGCCGGACCCGACCGGTTCCGCGACCGGCGAGATCGCCACCGAGTTGATCTATCGCAGCCTGGAGAAGGCGAAAGCGCAGGCGAAGACCGAGATCGACCTGCGGGCGCTGGAGCGTCGGATCGGCCGTGACCTGGACAGCGGCAGTTACCCGATCGGGGACGCGTCGGCGCTGCTCTGCCGGCGCCGCACCGCGCCGTCGACCGACCGCAGCGCGGTCATCCTCACCGAGCAGCAACTCGTCCGATACAACCAGGGACTGCCGCTCGGGGACCGCTGCCCGACCCAGGCGAGGGAATCAGACATCCCGAAGCTGGTGGCCGTGTACCCGAGCGACACCGCCGGGCTGGACCACCCGTTCGTGTCGCTCCGGTGGCCGGACGGCACCGACCGGCAGACCCGTGCGGCGCGGGCGTGGGGCGACTGGCTGGGTACGGCCGAGGGACTCGACGCGCTGGCCGACCTCGGGTTACGTCCGGAGTCGGAGGCGAACGGCCCGGTCCCGGTCGTCGAACCACTGGTCACGCAGTGGGGTGCCAGGCCCGACGCGGTGTTCGTCCGCAAGAGCCCGCAGACCGCACACGTCGAGGACGCCAGGGAGAAGTATGCGCAGGCGAATCGGCCGGCGCGGACGCTGGTGCTGCTGGACGCGTCCGGGTCGATGAACACACTGGACAGCACCGGCCGATCGACCCGGTTCAACGCGGCGTCGGCCGCGTTACGGATCGCGTTCGGGCAGGTGGCCCAGCAGGACGAGGTCGGTCTCCGGACGTTCTCCTCAGACGGCGCGTCAGCGGACTTGATCGTGAAGATCGCCGTGCCCGCACGAAACAACGCGGCGGTCGTCGAGAAGGAGCTGAAGCGCATCCGCCCGAGCGACGGCACACCGCTCTACCGGGCCGTCGACGACGGTCTGACCGAACTGGGCGCCCCGGACCCGGATCGCGTGACGTCGCTCATCGTGATCACCGACGGTGAGAACACCGAACGCGGACCGAGGCCCGACGCGCTGAAGTCCGAGGCGATCGGGTCGAAGATTCGCGTCTCGGTGGTCGCGCTGGGCGAGGCGGACTGCGCGGGTCCGGCGTTGCACATGCTGGCGGACAATACCGGCGGCCGGTGCGTGGACGCCGAGCCGCAGACCCTCGCCCCGACGCTGGTCGGTTTGTTCGCCGCGGTGGGGGGTGGCACCGATGGAGACTGA
- the fdhA gene encoding formaldehyde dehydrogenase, glutathione-independent encodes MAGNQAVAYLGPGRVTVESIDYPGLVLKDGPGVHPANVGRKCDHGVILKVVSTNICGSDQHMVRGRTTAPAGLVLGHEITGEVVEAGRDVEFIKVGDLCSVPFNIACGRCRMCKEGHTGVCLNVNPERPGSAYGYVDMGGWVGGQAEYVMVPYADWNLLRFPDKAQAMEKILDLTMLSDIFPTGYHGAVTAGVTTGSTVYVAGAGPVGLAAAYSALLLGAAVVVVGDLNKERLEQARSFGCETVDLTEEGTLPERLEQLLGEPEVDAAIDAVGFEARGHGAGAAEAPATVLNSVMEVTRAAGRLGIPGLYVTGDPGAVDDAAKEGSLSIRIGLGWAKSHSFTTGQCPVMRYHRRLMQAILADRAHIADAVNATVIPLSEAPRGYAEFDSGVARKFVLDPHGLIGR; translated from the coding sequence GTGGCTGGCAACCAGGCCGTGGCCTATCTCGGACCGGGAAGGGTAACGGTCGAGTCCATCGACTACCCCGGGCTCGTCCTCAAGGACGGCCCGGGCGTCCACCCCGCCAACGTGGGCCGCAAGTGCGACCACGGCGTGATCCTCAAGGTCGTCTCGACCAACATCTGCGGTTCCGACCAGCACATGGTTCGCGGGCGCACCACCGCTCCGGCCGGGCTGGTGCTCGGCCACGAGATCACCGGCGAGGTGGTCGAAGCCGGGCGGGACGTCGAGTTCATCAAGGTCGGAGACCTCTGTTCGGTACCGTTCAACATCGCTTGTGGCCGGTGCCGGATGTGCAAGGAAGGGCACACCGGGGTGTGCCTCAACGTCAACCCGGAGCGGCCCGGCTCCGCGTACGGCTACGTCGACATGGGCGGCTGGGTCGGCGGCCAGGCCGAGTACGTGATGGTCCCGTACGCCGACTGGAACCTGCTGCGGTTCCCCGACAAGGCGCAGGCGATGGAGAAGATCCTCGACCTGACGATGCTGTCGGACATCTTCCCGACCGGGTACCACGGCGCGGTCACCGCCGGTGTCACCACCGGCTCCACCGTCTACGTCGCTGGCGCCGGACCGGTGGGGCTGGCGGCGGCCTACTCCGCGCTGCTGCTCGGCGCGGCCGTGGTCGTCGTCGGTGACCTGAACAAGGAGCGGCTGGAACAGGCCCGCAGCTTCGGCTGCGAGACCGTGGACCTCACCGAGGAGGGCACGCTCCCGGAGCGGCTGGAGCAGCTCCTCGGCGAACCGGAGGTCGACGCCGCGATCGACGCGGTCGGGTTCGAGGCCCGCGGGCACGGCGCCGGGGCGGCCGAGGCACCCGCGACCGTGCTGAACTCGGTCATGGAGGTGACCAGGGCCGCCGGGCGGCTCGGCATCCCCGGCCTGTACGTGACCGGCGACCCGGGCGCGGTGGACGACGCGGCCAAGGAAGGCTCACTGTCGATCAGGATCGGCCTCGGGTGGGCGAAGTCGCACTCGTTCACCACCGGCCAGTGCCCGGTGATGCGGTACCACCGGCGGCTGATGCAGGCGATCCTGGCCGACCGGGCGCACATCGCCGACGCCGTGAACGCGACCGTGATCCCGCTGTCCGAGGCGCCTCGGGGTTACGCCGAGTTCGACAGCGGCGTCGCCCGCAAGTTCGTCCTCGACCCGCACGGCCTGATCGGCCGCTGA
- the mftD gene encoding pre-mycofactocin synthase MftD (MftD, an enzyme found in the mycofactocin biosynthesis locus, performs an oxidative deamination of 3-amino-5-[(p-hydroxyphenyl)methyl]-4,4-dimethyl-2-pyrrolidinone (AHDP). The resulting compound, now called pre-mycofactocin (PMFT), is a biologically active redox cofactor that can oxidize the non-exchangeable NADH of TIGR03971 family SDR-type oxidoreductases.), with protein MASTRDWFETVAEAQRRAKKRLPKAVYLALLAGSEAGATMDDNIAAFRELGFRPRIADLPAARELSTTVMGQEIAFPVLISPTGVQAVDPAGEVAVAKASHQLGTAMGLSSFASKPIEAVIKENEKLFFQSYWVGDRDTMLARAERARAAGAKGLIVTLDWIFDSRRDWGSPFIPERINFEAVRKYAPQAIFKPGWLLRWARSGHLPDLGVPNLVAPGEEVPTFFGAYGQWIQTPSPTWEDLAWLREQWGGPFMVKGITHPDDARRAVDIGATAISVSNHGGNNLDSTPATIRLLPSVVDAVGDQIEVLLDGGVRRGSDVVKALALGARAVLIGRAYLWGMAANGEKGVNNVLVILRDGISETLYGLGKSSIHQLTPDDLLIPADFTRSAK; from the coding sequence ATGGCGAGTACCAGGGATTGGTTTGAGACCGTCGCGGAAGCCCAGCGGCGGGCGAAGAAGCGGCTCCCGAAGGCCGTCTATCTCGCACTCTTAGCCGGGTCCGAGGCCGGCGCGACGATGGACGACAACATCGCCGCGTTCCGCGAGCTCGGGTTCCGGCCGCGCATCGCCGACCTGCCCGCCGCCCGCGAGCTCTCCACCACGGTCATGGGCCAGGAGATCGCGTTCCCGGTGCTGATCTCGCCGACCGGTGTCCAGGCCGTCGACCCGGCCGGCGAGGTCGCGGTCGCGAAGGCGTCCCACCAGCTCGGCACCGCGATGGGCCTGTCGTCGTTCGCGTCGAAGCCGATCGAGGCCGTGATCAAGGAGAACGAGAAGCTCTTCTTCCAGTCGTACTGGGTCGGCGACCGCGACACGATGCTCGCCCGCGCCGAGCGTGCCCGCGCGGCCGGTGCCAAGGGTCTGATCGTCACGCTGGACTGGATCTTCGACTCGCGTCGTGACTGGGGCAGCCCGTTCATCCCCGAGCGGATCAACTTCGAGGCCGTCCGCAAGTACGCGCCGCAGGCGATCTTCAAGCCGGGCTGGCTGCTGCGCTGGGCCCGCAGCGGGCATCTGCCCGACCTCGGGGTCCCGAACCTGGTCGCGCCCGGCGAGGAGGTTCCGACGTTCTTCGGCGCGTACGGGCAGTGGATCCAGACCCCGTCGCCGACCTGGGAGGACCTGGCCTGGCTGCGCGAGCAGTGGGGCGGCCCGTTCATGGTCAAGGGCATCACGCACCCGGACGACGCCCGCCGCGCCGTCGACATCGGCGCCACCGCGATCTCGGTGTCCAACCACGGCGGCAACAACCTCGACTCGACGCCGGCCACGATCCGGCTGCTGCCGAGCGTCGTCGACGCGGTCGGTGACCAGATCGAGGTGCTGCTCGACGGCGGCGTCCGCCGGGGCAGCGACGTCGTCAAGGCGCTGGCGCTCGGCGCCCGCGCGGTGCTGATCGGCCGCGCGTACCTGTGGGGGATGGCCGCGAACGGCGAGAAGGGCGTGAACAACGTCCTGGTGATCCTGCGCGACGGCATCAGCGAGACCCTGTACGGCCTCGGCAAGTCGTCGATCCACCAGCTGACCCCGGACGACCTGCTGATCCCGGCAGACTTCACCCGCTCCGCGAAGTAG
- a CDS encoding TIM barrel protein, translating to MVFRDRPIADRATELHERGFAVEIWDWTTKDLDALAATGARFTSMTGYVRGELVDRDGAEELLRTAAESVGASRRLGRPNLNLHGTGLDPNGLPVRPAEDLTGPDWVAAVDTLRRIADLGAEHDVVFTLENLNTAVDHPGTPFARAADTLALVQAVDSPYLRLNLDLYHAQIGEGNLVELTRRCLPWVGEIQVADVPGRCEPGTGEIHYPAVARALAASGYSGVVGMEAWASGDPDLAVRRFREVFGV from the coding sequence ATGGTCTTCCGCGACCGCCCGATCGCCGACCGCGCGACCGAGCTGCACGAACGCGGCTTCGCGGTGGAGATCTGGGACTGGACGACGAAGGACCTGGACGCGCTGGCCGCGACCGGCGCGCGATTCACGTCGATGACCGGGTACGTGCGGGGCGAACTCGTCGACCGGGACGGCGCGGAGGAGCTGCTGCGTACCGCCGCCGAATCGGTGGGGGCCTCGCGTCGCCTGGGTCGTCCGAACCTGAACCTGCACGGCACCGGGCTGGACCCGAACGGACTGCCGGTCCGGCCGGCCGAGGATCTGACCGGGCCGGACTGGGTTGCGGCGGTGGACACGCTGCGCCGGATCGCCGACCTGGGCGCCGAGCACGACGTCGTCTTCACGCTGGAGAACCTGAACACCGCGGTCGACCACCCGGGCACGCCGTTCGCCCGTGCGGCGGACACGCTGGCGCTGGTGCAGGCCGTGGACAGCCCTTACCTGCGGCTGAACCTGGACCTCTACCACGCCCAGATCGGCGAGGGGAACCTCGTCGAGCTGACCAGGCGCTGCCTGCCGTGGGTGGGGGAGATCCAGGTCGCCGACGTCCCCGGCCGGTGCGAACCGGGCACCGGCGAGATCCACTACCCGGCGGTGGCGCGGGCTCTCGCCGCGTCCGGGTACTCCGGCGTCGTCGGCATGGAGGCCTGGGCGAGCGGCGACCCCGACCTGGCCGTCCGCCGCTTCCGGGAGGTTTTTGGGGTGTGA
- a CDS encoding Gfo/Idh/MocA family oxidoreductase, producing MRPVRVGLIGAGRIGASHAAILARRVATVELAGVADAVPAAASRLAAQLGVKAFGSPAELIGSDEVEAVVIAASSTAHCELIVAAAGAGKAIFCEKPMSMTLEEADRALAAAADVPLQVGFNRRFDAGFAAARHVVATGGVGTPQLLRSLTRDPGLANPGAVPPWTIFTQTLIHDFDTLLWFNPDAEVVEVYATADALVAPEYKSAGLLDTAVTVLTFDNGARAVAEASFSATYGYDVRAEVFGSAGMVTVGDQAASSLTHFGPDGRRVNTVRGDVELFLDAYTAEFAEFANAVRAGREPAVTGRDARRALAVALACVESVTTNRPVTL from the coding sequence GTGAGGCCGGTGCGGGTCGGGTTGATCGGGGCCGGGCGGATCGGGGCGTCGCACGCCGCGATCCTCGCCCGGCGGGTGGCGACCGTGGAGCTGGCCGGGGTCGCGGATGCGGTGCCGGCCGCTGCGTCCCGGCTCGCCGCGCAACTGGGCGTCAAGGCGTTCGGTTCTCCCGCCGAGCTGATCGGTTCCGACGAGGTCGAGGCCGTGGTGATCGCGGCGTCCAGCACCGCGCACTGCGAGCTGATCGTCGCGGCGGCGGGCGCGGGCAAGGCGATCTTCTGCGAGAAGCCGATGTCGATGACGCTCGAGGAGGCCGACCGCGCGCTGGCCGCCGCTGCGGACGTGCCGCTGCAGGTCGGCTTCAACCGGCGGTTCGATGCCGGGTTCGCGGCCGCCCGCCACGTGGTGGCCACCGGCGGGGTGGGCACGCCCCAGCTGCTGCGTTCGCTGACCCGCGACCCCGGGCTCGCGAACCCCGGCGCGGTGCCGCCGTGGACGATCTTCACCCAGACGCTGATCCACGACTTCGACACGCTGCTCTGGTTCAACCCGGACGCCGAGGTCGTCGAGGTGTACGCGACCGCCGACGCACTGGTGGCGCCGGAGTACAAGTCGGCGGGCCTGCTCGACACCGCGGTCACCGTGCTGACGTTCGACAACGGCGCCAGGGCGGTCGCGGAGGCGAGCTTCTCCGCGACCTACGGCTACGACGTCCGGGCCGAGGTGTTCGGGTCGGCGGGGATGGTCACCGTGGGCGATCAGGCCGCCTCGTCCCTGACCCACTTCGGACCGGACGGGCGTCGAGTGAACACCGTCCGGGGCGACGTCGAGCTGTTCCTCGACGCGTACACGGCCGAGTTCGCCGAGTTCGCGAACGCCGTCCGGGCCGGCCGGGAGCCGGCGGTCACCGGCCGGGACGCCCGCCGTGCGCTCGCGGTGGCGCTGGCGTGCGTCGAGTCGGTGACGACGAACCGGCCGGTGACGCTGTGA
- a CDS encoding Gfo/Idh/MocA family protein: MTDELRVAVVGLGWMGQVHARAWTRLPQHYPDLGLRPRLVAAADPVPSLRALASSYGFDDFVDDWRVLVARNDLDVVSVTGPNHVHRDVGVAVARAGKHLWIEKPAGRNAAETAEIAAAVEAAGVCSAAGFNYRNAPAVSLARSLVADGRLGRVEQVDVRFLADYSAHPQGALSWRFFTETAGSGVLGDLVCHGTDLARYVVGELTELVADEGRFIASRPKPAAAGSHFARGTGPHGPVENEDYIGALLRFASGARGTLTASRVAVGEQSAYEIVVHGDRGAVAWDFRRMGELRVCLDQDYQDASWSTVLVGRDAGELARFQPAAGNAMGYDDLKVIEAHRLATSIVGGVQVGATIADALVAARTVEAMATSIAERRWVTL, from the coding sequence GTGACTGACGAACTCCGGGTTGCCGTGGTCGGGCTCGGGTGGATGGGACAGGTGCACGCCCGGGCCTGGACCCGGTTACCGCAGCACTACCCCGACCTCGGCCTGCGGCCTCGGTTGGTCGCGGCCGCCGATCCGGTTCCGTCGCTGCGGGCGCTGGCCTCGTCCTACGGCTTCGACGATTTTGTGGACGACTGGCGCGTGCTGGTCGCCCGGAACGACCTCGACGTCGTCTCGGTGACCGGCCCCAACCACGTGCATCGGGACGTCGGGGTCGCGGTCGCCCGGGCCGGCAAGCATCTCTGGATCGAGAAGCCCGCCGGGCGCAACGCCGCCGAGACCGCCGAGATCGCGGCCGCCGTGGAGGCGGCCGGGGTGTGCTCGGCGGCGGGCTTCAACTACCGCAACGCGCCGGCGGTGTCGCTCGCGCGGTCGCTGGTGGCCGACGGGCGGCTCGGCCGGGTGGAGCAGGTGGACGTCCGGTTCCTCGCCGACTACTCCGCCCACCCGCAGGGCGCGCTGTCGTGGCGGTTCTTCACCGAGACGGCGGGCAGCGGGGTCCTCGGCGATCTGGTGTGCCACGGGACGGACCTGGCCCGGTACGTGGTCGGAGAGCTCACCGAGCTGGTCGCGGACGAGGGGCGGTTCATCGCGTCGAGGCCGAAGCCCGCCGCGGCCGGGTCCCATTTCGCGCGGGGGACCGGGCCGCACGGGCCGGTGGAGAACGAGGACTACATCGGGGCGCTGCTGCGCTTCGCGTCCGGGGCCAGGGGGACGCTGACGGCGTCGCGCGTGGCCGTGGGCGAGCAGAGCGCCTACGAGATCGTCGTGCACGGCGATCGCGGCGCGGTGGCTTGGGATTTCCGACGGATGGGGGAGCTGCGGGTGTGCCTCGACCAGGACTACCAGGACGCGTCCTGGTCGACCGTGCTGGTGGGCCGCGACGCGGGGGAGCTGGCGCGGTTCCAGCCCGCGGCCGGGAACGCGATGGGGTACGACGACCTGAAGGTGATCGAGGCGCATCGGCTCGCGACGTCGATCGTCGGCGGCGTGCAGGTCGGCGCGACGATCGCTGACGCGCTGGTGGCGGCGCGCACGGTCGAGGCGATGGCGACGTCGATCGCCGAACGCCGCTGGGTGACGCTGTGA
- a CDS encoding ATP-binding cassette domain-containing protein: MTTPIIEVTDIGKRYGNIIALADVTTAVHPGEVTCVLGDNGAGKSTFIKILAGAHEHTDGRLAVDGEERHFSSPREALALGIATVYQDLAVVPLMPVWRNFFLGSEPTKGRGPWKRLDVDFMKRTTKSELSQMGIDLRDVDQPIGTLSGGERQCVAIARAVYFGARVLILDEPTAALGVKQSGVVLRYIARARDRGLGVVFITHNPHHAYPVGDRFMLLRRGRSMGDYPKTEMSLHELTAAMAGGSELEALSHELAEELGRDSEVAKALESEVKELRT, translated from the coding sequence ATGACCACGCCCATCATCGAAGTCACCGACATCGGCAAGCGGTACGGCAACATCATCGCGTTGGCCGACGTCACCACCGCCGTGCACCCCGGCGAGGTCACCTGCGTCCTCGGCGACAACGGCGCGGGCAAGTCGACGTTCATCAAGATCCTCGCCGGAGCCCACGAGCACACCGACGGCCGGCTGGCCGTCGACGGCGAAGAGCGCCACTTCTCCAGCCCGCGCGAGGCGCTGGCGCTCGGCATCGCCACGGTCTACCAGGACCTCGCGGTGGTGCCGCTGATGCCGGTCTGGCGCAACTTCTTCCTCGGCTCCGAGCCCACCAAGGGCCGGGGGCCGTGGAAGCGGCTGGACGTCGACTTCATGAAGCGCACGACGAAGTCCGAGCTGTCGCAGATGGGCATCGACCTGCGCGACGTCGACCAGCCGATCGGCACGCTCTCCGGTGGCGAGCGGCAGTGCGTCGCGATCGCCCGTGCCGTGTACTTCGGGGCGCGGGTGCTGATCCTGGACGAGCCGACCGCCGCGCTCGGCGTCAAGCAGTCCGGCGTCGTGCTGCGGTACATCGCCCGGGCGCGTGACCGCGGGCTCGGCGTCGTCTTCATCACGCACAACCCGCATCACGCGTATCCGGTCGGCGACCGGTTCATGCTGCTGCGCCGCGGCCGCAGCATGGGCGACTACCCGAAGACCGAGATGTCGCTGCACGAGCTGACCGCGGCGATGGCCGGCGGCTCCGAGCTGGAGGCGCTCAGCCACGAACTGGCGGAAGAACTCGGGCGCGATTCCGAGGTCGCGAAGGCGCTGGAGTCCGAGGTGAAGGAACTCCGTACGTGA
- a CDS encoding ABC transporter permease, whose amino-acid sequence MATATVGKPEQRDERVAGNSALGKVLKRPEVGALIAAVAVFVFFAVITDTFATASGASTWLRSASTIGIMAVAVALLMIGGEFDLSAGAMTGFTGLAVGVMTTQWGLNIWAAMLVALVLALSVGFVNGVLVMRTGLPSFIVTLGTFFVLQGIDLALVKVIIGQVAIQGMTDVPFYDQPHAVFGSNIEIAGGRVYASVFWWILVTALATWVLLKTRVGNWIFAVGGAQTSARQVGVPVARTKVGLFMTSAGAGWLVGMLLLFTTSTVQSNTGVGQEFIYIICAVVGGCLLTGGYGSAVGAALGALIYGMANQGIVYAGWDNNWLKAFLGVMLLGAVLLNEAVRRRAERSR is encoded by the coding sequence ATGGCGACCGCCACCGTCGGCAAACCCGAACAGCGGGACGAGCGGGTCGCCGGTAATTCGGCCCTCGGCAAGGTGCTCAAGCGGCCGGAAGTCGGCGCGCTGATCGCTGCCGTCGCGGTGTTCGTGTTCTTCGCGGTCATCACCGACACGTTCGCGACCGCGAGCGGCGCGAGCACCTGGTTACGGTCGGCATCGACGATCGGCATCATGGCGGTGGCGGTCGCACTCCTGATGATCGGCGGGGAGTTCGACCTCTCCGCCGGGGCGATGACCGGGTTCACCGGGCTCGCGGTCGGCGTCATGACCACCCAGTGGGGCCTGAACATCTGGGCCGCGATGCTGGTCGCGCTGGTACTGGCGCTGTCGGTCGGGTTCGTCAACGGCGTGCTCGTGATGCGGACCGGCCTGCCGAGCTTCATCGTCACGCTCGGGACGTTCTTCGTCCTGCAGGGCATCGACCTGGCGCTGGTCAAGGTGATCATCGGCCAGGTCGCGATCCAGGGCATGACCGACGTGCCGTTCTACGACCAGCCGCACGCGGTGTTCGGCTCGAACATCGAGATCGCGGGCGGCCGGGTCTACGCGTCGGTGTTCTGGTGGATCCTGGTCACCGCGCTCGCGACCTGGGTGCTGCTCAAGACCCGGGTCGGCAACTGGATCTTCGCGGTCGGCGGCGCCCAGACCTCCGCCCGCCAGGTCGGGGTGCCGGTCGCCCGCACCAAGGTCGGGCTGTTCATGACCAGCGCGGGCGCCGGCTGGCTGGTGGGCATGCTGCTGCTGTTCACCACGTCCACCGTGCAGAGCAACACCGGCGTCGGCCAGGAGTTCATCTACATCATCTGCGCGGTCGTCGGCGGGTGCCTGCTCACCGGCGGTTACGGGTCGGCGGTCGGGGCGGCGCTCGGCGCGCTGATCTACGGCATGGCCAACCAGGGCATCGTCTACGCGGGCTGGGACAACAACTGGCTCAAGGCGTTCCTCGGCGTGATGCTGCTGGGCGCGGTGCTCCTCAACGAAGCGGTACGCAGGCGAGCGGAGCGATCCCGATGA